agaagttaagtgacttgtttGTTGTCATGTGTTCACtagaagaaataatattatttcaaCTACATAGGAAAGGTACTGACCTAGGAGTGACAAGAACTAGCTTATACTTTCCACTCAGTCATTAATGAGTCACTCTGTTTATAAAATGGAAGTGTTAGGTGGTTTTTGAAAATCCTTCCCTATCTGAAGGGACTATAATGCTGTGAACATGGAGATtagtagtttttgtttgtttttcgaCACTTAATAACTTTCTTTCAGTTATGATAAAGAAGCAACATATAGGGAGTTATGAATGTGAGCTCTGAGGCCAGATGTCTGCCTTGTAATCCCAGTTCTCATTTACTTGTGGTGAAAGTCTGAATAAAGTACTTAACCTAATtgcctcatctgcaaaatggagattgTACCTACCCACTACACATGCCCTTACagtgattaaatgaaataacacatgtCAAGGATTCAGCACAGTGCATAGCACATaagaagtgctcagtaaatggagACTGCCATTAATATTATCATAAAGGAACCAGAGTCAGTGTCTTTGTGTGGATTATAAGAAGGTATCCCTTCCTTTGGGCAGGAGCAACCCAAGTGCTAAGGTCCACATCAAGGCAGAATCTCATACTCTATGACTATgtgtctttccttttaaaaaagaaacaaaccattTCCCAACCTCCCTTTCTGAGTGGTAGCCAATGTCATGTAAGTGTTTATTATAATGTAAGACTTCTCAAAAGCTCTCCAGAGGATGCCTATGTGGATGGCAGGAACACTTttgctcttcccttcttttccttctttctgcctggaataCAGAAGCAATGGCTGGGGTGCCAGCAGTCTACTTATCATGTGGGAAGAGCTACAGATTTTCAGAGACTCGGTCCTTGATCCAACAGTTCAAAGCCAGCAATCACTGACCTCCAGATTTctatttaatgagaaaataaactgaTGTACATTTTTTAGCTACTATTATCCAAGTGCTATCCTAACTAAAATACTCCCCAAATGGATTTCTCTTttctgtcaataaatatttacagatctGCCTGATCAGTGACTACTGCCCCTAGTCACTTAGGGGTGCTAAGTCAGATTGCTATTAGCTGTCACCTACATTTCTGCAAAATGTCCACTCTGCCCTTGAGGTTCTTGCTATTCAAAGTATGTCCTGTGGATCAGCAACATTAGTGTCACtgaggaacttgttagaaatgctgaAATCTCTGTCCCCATTCCACAGCTACggaaccagaatctgcatttccagGTAGTGATTTCTGTGCACTTTGAAGCTGGCAGCTCTAGGCTACACTTTCAGACTCTGCTGTCATTCTTCTTGAAGAGTACTCCCAAGATGATCTTACTGTAGCACAATGCTAGTCACATCACTCTCCTCAAAAAACATTCAGGGCTCCTATTTACAGCCTAAAGTTTAGATTCCTTAAGACTGATGACCCAGGCCTTCTATGATCTAGTGTTGTCCTGGAAATGCCCATCAAAGTGCTGCCCTCTGGAAAGTAGGCAGACAACAAATCATGTTCTAGTCCTTAATTCTGGCTTTACTATGCTAGGAATTTGGGATATaatggtacaaaaaaaaaaaaaaaaaaaaaagacatggtccCTTGCCTTCATGGAGCCTAGAGACTAGATGAAAgaataagttttaaaagaaataaaaatgtgtcatgataaattataaatgctatgaagaaaatgaacGGGCAATGCTACATTCTGGTCAGAATAGCCCATAGGATGGGAGCTCTGGGGCTggaccaggcagagggagccacacCTGCAGAGACTTAAGAGCACTTGGTTTGTCTGAGGCCCAGAATAAGGGCTGCCCTTTCAGGCTTACCCAGAAAACATACTTTGGGTGGAAGTTGTCATGAGGTTCACTTTCCAAGTCAGGAGAAAAGGCTGAATTTTTCCCCCTGACTTACGTCTTCACTGGGACCACAGGTGAGGCAGAAATCTTGGCCTACTGCAGTCATTGTGAGTCCAGCCCTGGAAATGAGATCTAATGAATTAATCCTAGCTCCGGCGCTCACTGGTTCTCGACTCCCTTGACCTCCAAGCTTCTGCTTCCTCCGTACAAAGTGGGGTTAAGATTAGAACTAACTTTGTAGTTACGATGAACATTGAGCAAGTCGACGCTGATAAAACTCCCAGAACACTGCCACCCACATCAATGCTCACCTGAACGTTAGCGGTTAAATGATTATGATTAGTACTATAGTTATTTATTATTAACTTTCGGGCAGAATGCTCACCCCAGATATTCCTGCCCGCTGAGGCCTCCCCTCCGGACCCCGCCATGCCAAgcagcagccccccgccccgcgtGACCCCACAGCGCTGGCGCGAACGCCGCCGCAGGATCCCGGTTACCTGGGGCCAAACGTGGCTTATCATCACCTCGCGTCCCGAGCCCTGCCTCCCTAACCAACGCGCAGGTTCCGCGGCGGCTTCCGCAGCCTAGCCCGGCCAGGGTGGCGGCCACGCGGCGCGCTCcggcggaggggagggggctccaccgccgcggcggcggcggcggagggggGCAGAGCCAAGAGGCGCGCTGCTGCagcggaggaggaggaaaaggatgcTGAGGACTGCGGGCAGCCGGGCTGCTGGGAGGCCCTGCGTTTCGTGAAGCCCGCGGCGCCCTAGGTGCAGGGAGTGGCCCTCGGCTCCTGCGCGCATCATTCCCGAGATGGCGGCGGCCGCTGCGGTGCGTTGGCACGGGGAGCCCCAGAGGCGCCAACCGGGTGCAGGCTGAGCTGCGCCGGCCCAGGAGCTCGCGCACGGCCCACGCCGCCGCCGAGCCAAGGCCAGGCGGCCTGCAGAGCGGCGAGGCCGGGAGCGGCCCCTGAACGGAGCGTCGGGCTGGGGAGGCCAGGATGGCGAACGCCAGCGAGCCAGGCGGCGGTGGCGGAGAGGCGGCCGCCCTGGGCATTAAGCTGGCCACGCTAAGCCTACTGCTGTGCGTGAGCCTGGCGGGCAACGTGCTGTTCGCGCTGCTCATAGTGAGGGAGCGCAGCCTGCACCGCGCCCCGTACTACCTGCTGCTCGACCTGTGCCTGGCCGACGGGCTGCGCGCACTCGCCTGTCTCCCGGCCGTGATGCTAGCGGTGCGGCGCGCGGCGGCTGCAGCCGGAACCCCGCCGGGCGCGCTCGGCTGCAAGCTGCTAGCCTTCCTGGCCGCGCTATTCTGCTTCCACGCCGCCTTCCTGCTGCTCGGCGTGGGCGTCACCCGCTACCTGGCCATCGCGCACCACCGCTTCTATGCCGAGCGCCTGGCCGGCTGGCCGTGCGCCGCCATGCTAGTGTGCGCCGCCTGGGCGCTGGCGCTAGCTGCGGCCTTCCCGCCGGTGCTGGACGGCGGTGGCGGGGAGGAGGACGACGCGCCGTGCGCCCTGGAGCAGCGGCCCGACGGCGCCCCCGGCGCGCTCGGCTTCCTGCTGTTACTCGCTGCGGTCGTTGGTGCCACGCACCTTGTCTACCTCCGCCTGCTCTTCTTCATCCACGACCGCCGCAAGATGAGGCCCGCGCGCCTCGTCCCGGCAGTCAGCCACGACTGGACTTTCCACGGCCCCGGCGCCACTGGCCAGGCGGCCGCCAACTGGACGGCTGGTTTCGGCCGCGGCCCCACGCCTCCTGCACTCGTGGGCATCCGGCCCGCGGGGCCGGGCCGCGGCGCGCGCCGTCTACTCGTGCTCGAGGAGTTCAAGACAGAGAAGAGGCTGTGCAAGATGTTCTACGCCATCACGCttctcttcctgctgctctgggGGCCCTACGTCGTGGCCAGTTACCTGCGGGTCTTAGTGCGGCCCGGCGCCGTACCCCAGGCCTACCTGACGGCTTCCGTGTGGCTGACCTTCGCACAGGCCGGCATCAATCCTGTAGTGTGCTTCCTCTTCAACAGGGAGCTAAGGGACTGCTTCAGGGCCCAATTCCCCTGCTGCCAGAGCACCCAGGCCACCCAGGCCACTCTCCCTTGCGACTTGAAAGGCATTGGTTTGTAAGGGCTCTTCCCGCCACGTACATCCCAACCCAGCCTCTCCCTTTGGCTTAGACTGACGTTGTTTCTTCCCCTCCGCCCCTGTTTTAATGGTCTAAGCTGCCTTCAAAATGACTCAAAGTGGATTACCACTTGGATTGTACAGACTTActttagggaggggagagggctttCCAGTCCCATCCCCACCCAAGCTCCagtcattgttttcttaaatatattttcatcctGAGTATAGGTCCTGGAGTCTTTGTATTGGTACTGCTGTCTTTTATTCCATGTtattacttttgaaaataaagactAAACTAATTTTCTTCATGCAACTTTTCCTAAAGACTATGGCCAATTTTCTACAGAAGCTATTTTTGACAACCTCAAGTGGCATTAATTTTGCAGTGAAATAGAGGAACCCCGGGGGACTTCACAAGTTTGATTTCTTGAAGGTCCTCTGTTGGaagcaggagaaaaggggagggaggattttcttaacttccctctgAATTGCCAGCCATGGGGTCAGTTGTGCTGCTCTCATTCTTCGAAAGTGTTGAACACTTTGTTTAGTATTGAGATTGAATTTAAAGAGCAGCTATGGGAGTGACTAGTGAGGCAATcgatttttttaaacagcaacaAGATTTGTTTCCTTTGTTACTTTAATACTACTGCAAAATACAGGTCAGTGACAACTGCTGTCTGCATTATACCAATCTTGACCGGAAACATTTCTATAAAACTGTAACGTAAAAGTTAAAAGGTGTTTTGATTATTAATGGTGTGGAGGAAATACAGTATTGCATGTTTTTGTATGTACTGATTGCTGTTCACTGATTCGGGGTCTCTGAAAATCAGAGTACTAAATCAAAATTGTATAGCTGTTTTTtgccaataaaaattaaaataactttgtgGAAACAGCTTGTGCTTTGAGGAGCCCAGTTATATTCTGGCTCATGAAACTAACTTCCACTTTGAAAATTGTTCTTTTGTTCATGGTATTAGTGAATGGCATATAATGATACTCTACTTCTAGGAGACAGTGTTTCCTTAAAATGTTTGCTAGTTTAAGCTGTGCTGTTCTATGatggttattttaaattaatgagaactataattttaaataatatttctttgttaGATACACTGTAATCTTACATTGAAAGACTAAATTCTGCAAGTACTGTGTAATTTTTGCTTATAAtgctacatttttattaatgtaccTTCTGTTTTGAGGATTTATATCTGTATTTCTCTTTGCATTATACAAATAGACCAGTATTTTCACGCTGgagtattttgttattgttgttgtgtGAGGCAGTAATTGGTACTAATAGGCACCTAACTATGGTACTCATGTTCTGTTAGCCTTTAAGTGTGTGTTCTTTAGTTGACCATCAGCACATCTAAGACATTCACATGCTTGCCAACTTAAAATGCAAGATAAAACTCTTCAAATCACTTTAAGGGGAAGGGCTGCATCAAAACTGTTTTTTGTGAACATATAAACATaatcattttattgaaaatagttaaaaataggTGTAGTAAGtatgttgaaatttattttacttgagCATCATATAAACTTAATGTTCAGTCTAAAAGGGATGTTATAAGAGGGTAtagccaatttattttttttaattttttaaattaaattttattttttattgttgttcaagtacaattgccatcattttcccctaccactcccacccaccccagccatccccacctcccacccttgatcctatccctctttgactttgtccacgttccctttgtacatgttccttgactgtcCTTCCCCATTCTCCCGTGTTATCTCTGCCCCAACTACCCTCTGGTTACAGTCAGTTCGTTCTTtattcaatgtccctggttatattttgtttgcttttttcttttattgattaggatccacttataggtaggatcatatggtatttgtcttttaccaatggcttatttcacttagcataatgctctacagatTCACccaggctgttgcaaagggtaggagaaccttctttttttctgctgcatagtattccatcatgtaaatgtaccatagctttttgatccactcgttattgatgggcacttaggttgcttccaacacttggctattataaattgtgctgctatgaacactgggatgcatagtct
This DNA window, taken from Phyllostomus discolor isolate MPI-MPIP mPhyDis1 chromosome 7, mPhyDis1.pri.v3, whole genome shotgun sequence, encodes the following:
- the GPR27 gene encoding probable G-protein coupled receptor 27; the encoded protein is MANASEPGGGGGEAAALGIKLATLSLLLCVSLAGNVLFALLIVRERSLHRAPYYLLLDLCLADGLRALACLPAVMLAVRRAAAAAGTPPGALGCKLLAFLAALFCFHAAFLLLGVGVTRYLAIAHHRFYAERLAGWPCAAMLVCAAWALALAAAFPPVLDGGGGEEDDAPCALEQRPDGAPGALGFLLLLAAVVGATHLVYLRLLFFIHDRRKMRPARLVPAVSHDWTFHGPGATGQAAANWTAGFGRGPTPPALVGIRPAGPGRGARRLLVLEEFKTEKRLCKMFYAITLLFLLLWGPYVVASYLRVLVRPGAVPQAYLTASVWLTFAQAGINPVVCFLFNRELRDCFRAQFPCCQSTQATQATLPCDLKGIGL